Sequence from the Deltaproteobacteria bacterium IMCC39524 genome:
GCGACGCGCCTGGAAATCGCGAAAATTCGAACAGGACGAAATCTCACGGTAAGCCTGCTGGGCTGGCAACCAGACTTCGATATCGAAGGTGCGGGCTGCAGAGAAGCCGATATCGCCGGTGCAGAGATCAACCACCCGGTAGGGCAGCTTGAGAGCCTGCAGGATACCTTCTGCATCGGCCAGCAGCGTTTCCAACTCAGCTTCGGAATCTTCCGGACGGACAAACTTGACCAGCTCGACCTTGTTGAACTGGTGCTGGCGAATCAGGCCTCGGGTATCGCGGCCATGGGCACCGGCTTCTTTGCGGAAGCAGGGCGTATGCGCCGTGTAGCAGATCGGCAGCTGTGCCCCGTCGAGGATCTCGTCGCGAAAGATATTAGTCACTGGCACTTCGGCGGTTGGGATCAGGAAATAGTCCGGATCATCCATGTGGAAGAGGTCCGCTTCAAATTTCGGTAGCTGCCCGGTTCCGGTCATGGTGTCGCGATTAACCATGAGAGGGGTCTGTACTTCAGTATATTTATCATCCCTCGTGTGGGTGTCGAGCATGAAGTTGGACAACGCTCGTTCAAGGCGGGCACCGGCTCCCTTGGAGAGGGAAAAGCGGGCACCGGCGATCTTGGTGGCGCGTTCGAAATCAATGATGTCGAGATCTTCACCAAGGTCCCAATGGGCCTTCGGCTCAAAGCCTAGCTGGTTCGGTTCGCCACAGGTACGAACTTCCGGGTTGTCTTCTTCAGACTGGCCGATCGGGCAGACTTCGTCGGGCAAGTTCGGCAGGGTCAGCAACAAGCTTTTCAGGCTTTCCTCAACCTGGCGCAGCTCTTCATCGAGCTCCTTGATACGTGCCGACACATCTTTCATGCGGACGATTTCGCCCTGGACCTGGCTCTTGTCCTTGGTCTTACCGATCAGGGCTGAAACCTGGTTACGTTCCGCCTTGAGCGTTTCCGCCTCGCTGAGCAAAGCGCGCCGCTTATCATCAAGGTTGCGGAAATCACCGAGATCAACGGCACCACCGCGGGTATTCAGGCGGCGTTCGACTTCGTCCAGGTTTTCGCGTAAAAATTTAAGGTCGAGCATGGGAATTGCTCCGCAATTCTGGGTCAAGGGTCACAGGTTAAGGGTTAAGGGTGTCTTTCCCTGAACCTTTTACCATTCACCTTGCTCCGGTTTTTTAAATAAGTGGGGATTTCTAGCACTTATGGGATTCCGGGTCAAGGCTTCGCATCATCGCGCTCACCGCGAACCCACCATTCGGTATCATCATCAAACCACCAACGGGTGGAATCAGTCTCCCAGATCGTTTCTGCCAGGTTTTTGGCCACACCCGTCTGCAAGCGTTTAAGAGTAACCGGATACCACTCATCCGCGTAGCGGTTACCGAGATCTTTATATTCCTTGAGCGCCAGGATCATTTCCAGCTGATCAGCGTCGTGGGCAATGCGGGCTTCACGGGTTTCCTTGGCCATGAACTCATGCTGCAGACTTCGGTAATCATCACCAAAGGGCAGTGTGCGGGCCAAATCTTCGACCGCTTTGCGCTCATCAACCTTGACGTACTTCTTGTTGACATAGTTGAGATCGCCGGTGCGTGCTTCGGGGATGTCATGGAAAAGACAGAGCAGGACAACCCGACCGGCATCGGCTTTTTCATCGAGTTGCGCCAGGGTGTAGCCGATCAAGCTGGTACGGAAGATATGCTCGGCCACCGATTCCGCTCCAGAACCAAGGAACTGGAATCCGGTACGTGGCGTACGCTTGAGCATGCCAGCTTCGAAGAGGAAGTTTGCGATATTTTTCATGAAAGACCTTTGCCACAGAGACACGGAGACACGGAGACACAGAGGAAACATTAAATGGAAAAACTCTTCTATGCAATCTTTCAATACGAAAAGATAGCTTATGAACTTACAACAACGGCGATCTTTATTTGAATTAAAGAAACAAACTCAGCTTCACGTTCGTTTGCGTTTCTCTGTGACTCCGTGTCTCTGTGGCAGATTTTTTAACCAAGGCGGATCAAAGCAGCGCCAGCGAGAACCAACAGGGTTGCAATTAAACGGATACGACCACAAGTCTCACCAAGGAAGAGCACACCGATCAGGACGCCGATCAGCAGGCTGACCTGGCGGACAGGTACTGCATAGCTCATCGGTGCCATTTGCAGGCCGTAACGAAAGGAAAGGAAGGAGGCCATAATGACCGGCCCCGAGAGAATGACCAGAAAACGGCTGTGCCTGAATTCAGCCATGACCCGCCCGCGGTACTTTGGCCGAATGACATTCAAAGTCATGAACAAGAGCATGAAATCGACCAGCAAAAAGGTGAAATGGAAGGGTGAGTAGAGCATGACACCGGTCTTGTCGATCACCGAACCGATCGAATAGATAAAACCGGCAGCCAGGGCGGCCATCACCGCCGGGTCGCGCAGATTGCGAAAAGGTCTGATCACCTCACTCCAGGCCAAGGCCCGCAGCTGAATCGAATAAGCCCCGAACAAGACCAGGCCGATCCCTGCCGTGCCAAGCCCGGAAACCTTTTCTCCAAGAATGAGCACACCCCAGATCGGCACCCAGAACATTGACGTTTGCGCCAAAGGATAAATCAGCGACAGATCACCGCTACGATAGGCGCGACCGGTGAACAGGTGGTAGAGCATGAAACAAGCCGCACCAACGGCAGCCAGACCAATAACGCGCCATGAGGGCAGCGGGAAAGGCCCGGCCATCGGCAGCGCCAGAACCATCAAGCTTCCCGAGGTTACGAACATCCACCAGATGAAGACGGTCTTATCCTTGCTGCGTTTGACCAGCAGGTTCCAGAGCGCGTGCATAAAGGCAGAAAAAAGAATCAATGTAAAGGCGAGAGTCGACATGAAGGTTCATTCTAACCAAGAGAAAAATTTAGTGATACTAAAAACTCTTTGAAGAGCCTAAACGCTCATCTATCTCATTGACAGAAGCCTCACTATTGATATGCTGAAGAGATAAAAGAGCTAATGATTTCAAGAAGATGTCTTTCCTGAAACGATAACAGACAAACCTTCTCTAAAGGCACAAAAGGAGAGTAAAAAATGTCTGCAACCCGCAAAGAAACCGATTCCATGGGCAGCATGACGGTTCCTACCGAAGCCCTCTACGGCGCTCAAACGGCTCGCGCCAGAGATAATTTCCCTATTTCCGGGATCGTCTTTCCCCGCCCTTTCCTGCGTGCCCTCGGCATGGTCAAGGAACATGCGGCGAAGGTCAATCGCGAGCTTGGCCTGATTGACGAGCGCGTAGCGCTCGCCGTTATGGATGCGGCGGAAGAGGTTATTATCGGTGACCTGGACGATCATTTCCCTCTCGACGTCTTCCAGACCGGCTCCGGAACCAGTACCAACATGAACGCCAACGAGGTCATCGCCAACCGCGCCTGTCAGCTGCTTGATGAGCCCCTCGGCAGCAGAACCGTCCACCCCAACGATCATGTCAACTACGGCCAATCAAGCAACGACGTGATCCCCACCGTCATGCATCTGGCCGCGGCTGTGGAGATCAAGGAACAATTACTGCCAAAGCTTGACGAGCTTCGCAAAGCTCTGGGCGCAAAAGCCCGTGAGTTTGACGACATCGTGACCATCGCCCGCACCCACCTGCAGGACGCCACACCAATCCGTCTCGGCCAGGTTTTTGGCGGCTATTTCCGCCAGGTGGCGCTGGTCATCAGCGAACTGGAACGCACTATGGACGGTCTCTGCGAGTTGCCTCTCGGCGGCACAGCCGTCGGTACCGGCCTTAACACCCATCCGGAATTTGCCCAGCGTGTGATTGCCGGGATAGCAGAGGTCACCGGCCTGCCCCTGCGTGAAGCCAAAGACCACTTTGCTTCCCAGGGCGGTAAAGAACAGGTGATTGCCGCCAGTGGTGCGCTGAAAACCACAGCGACGGCCCTTTTCAAAATCGCCAACGATATCCGCTTCCTCGCCAGCGGCCCCCGCTGCGGCCTCGGCGAGTTACAGTTACCTGCCGTTCAACCGGGCAGCTCGATCATGCCAGGCAAGGTCAATCCCGTAATGGCTGAAAGCCTGATGCAGGTCTGCGCCCAGGTGGTCGGTAACGACACCACCATCACCCTGAGCGGCATGAGCGGCAATTTTGAACTAAATGTCATGATGCCTGTTATGGCTCACAACCTGCTGCAATCGATCGAACTGCTGGCCAACGCAACCGACCAGTTCAACGAACGCTGCCTGCAGGGCCTTGAAGCCGATCGCGAGCGTTGCGAGGGTCTGATTGAAGAGAGCCTGGCCATGTGCACCGCTCTGGCTCCGGTGATCGGTTACGACCAGGCCGCGGCCATCGCCAAGCAGGCCCATGAAACAGGCAGAACGGTACGCGAAGTTGCGATAGCCGAGGACGTCTTACCGGAAGAAGAGTTGCAGAGATTGCTCGATCCGCGACCGATGACGGAAGCGGGTATTCCCGGGAAAACCAGATGATCGAAACGCGTAGCGAGTAGCGCGACAAACCACAAAGCCTCGGTTAGCTTTTCCGCGTTTCCCGCTACACGCGACGCGCCTCGGAGTTTCACCCTTTATGAGCAAAAAAGAGAATCGCCGCAACATGCTGCTGCGTTACAACAAGGAACGCCAGCGCAACGTCCTGGCAAAACCGGGTGAACACGCGTTCGTTCTGGTGCTCGATCAACTCAAACCCAGCTTCAACGTAGGCAAAACCTTCCGCAGCGCTGAAGCCTTTGGCGCGGGCGCTGTGCACCTTGTCAATATCGATGCCTTTGATCCGGCTCCCGCCAAGGGCTCTTTCCGCAAGGTTCCGGCCGTCTTCCATGAGTCTTTTAGCGAGTGTTATGCGCAATTAAGCGAACAGGGCTACCGCTTTTTCCTGCTCAGCCCAGATGACGCGACATCTCTCTGTGCAGCGGAACTGCCGCAAAAGAGTGCCTTTATTCTGGGCCATGAAGAGTTTGGTTTCAGTTTTGACCTGCAGGACTATCCGGACATGCAGAAGTTGACCATTCCCCAGTTTGGCAGTGTCCAGAGTCTTAACGCCAGTATCGCCGCCTCGGTGGTCATGTATGAGTATGTGCGACAATGGCAGACCAAGCTGTGAAAGAGCGGTCAAATACTTAGGCTCTTTTCGCGTTTCGTGCAGAGCGACAAGCCCCTGATGGACTCCCGCCCATACGTTTCAATAAAATTCATGTTTACAACACAGCCCTTCGTATAATTCTCTGCACCCTTTAGTTATATTTCGGGTTGTCATCTCTTGACAATACAGAGGCCTGAGTTAACGTCTCACAATGTTAGGAAACCCTTCTCAATTGAACGAGAGAGGGTGGGCCGTTATTCCTGTAAAACAACACAAAGATGGCCAACTGTCGAAGCTTAGTGTGCCCGATGGACACGGCCTTTTTTTGTGCAACAAACGCCGCGACAGCAAGGACGGAAAAGATCACCTTTTTGCAGAAGGTGAGAAAGGGTCGCAATGGAGCCATTAATTAATGTTGAACTGAAAGATGGTACGATTTGCCAAGTCGCCATTGAGGCATTAGATGTTTTGCTTGAGCACAATAAAGTCAGCAAGTTTGAAAGATCTGGGGGATGGGCTATTGTCGGTCGAGACCCACTGAGAAGTAAGGAAAGGGGGACCGTTTATAGCATTCCAGAGCGTAGGCACTAACTAAAACAGCTTGTAAAAAAAACGGCGGCTGGCAGAGACTTTCGCCATGCCAAGCTGGGGCCGGTTCCTAGACAGAGAGGATTCTCCGATGCTTATTCCTGTAGTCCTTAAAGATGGTCATGAAGAATTGGTTAGCAAAGACGAGTTGCAGTTTTTGATGTTTAACAAGCAACTGTTGTTTTTTAAACGTTCTGATGGATGGACGGTTCTCGGTCGAGACCGAATGCGCTCTCAACGAGGGCCATACAATGGCGAAGAACGACGGCGACATGAAGTTTTTTCTTTAGACTATTAACCGAACACGTCCCTCCGGTTCCCGCTCTTTGCCAGAAGCTGCTTCAATATCGAACGGATATCCCTGCATACAAGTCTTCCCGCCCGGGTTGGACCGTCAACTGGAACACTTCCTGATCAATCCCCATAAACAAATCGTTGATGAACATACCAAAAAAATGGCCTAAAGAGATACCCGCCAGAACATCGGCAGGGTAATGCTTGGCGGCTTCTACGCGAGCCCAACCGGTGGCCAGGGGGATGGCGGTGAGGGTAGCCTTGGAAGTGATTTTCGCCCAGCGCGGTATATTCATGGTTCGAACATTGCGATCAGCAAGAATAGCGTAAACAGAAGCCTGGGAGGCGTGTGCGGAGGGAAAACTGCGATCATTTCGTTTATCAGGGCGATCGCGACCCGTTGAATCCTTAAGCAAGTCGGTCGTAGCATCAGTCAGGCCATAGGCGGCAAGTCCAACCCCAAGGGCCTTGGCTTTCGCCAGAGCCCAGTCTCCGCCAACAGGGCCACTCGGCGCGGCAAGAAAGGAAACCCCATAGGCCACATAGGTCGCCGCCCTGAGGTTATCACTGGCGTCGCTGGCATCATCCTCGTTACCAAAGACCGGGTTATGTCTGAGGGCCCAATCCGAGAGCCGTCCGTCATAGTCCTCGACCTGCAAAGCCAAAGCTGTTGCTGCAGGGGCCCAAACCTCTGGTGACTTGAGAGCATTCCAGGCCGAGACTTTGACCTTTCCCCAACCCGGTCTTAAGGTTACATCCTCTCCCCAGCGATGACCGTTGGGCAGAAGACCGGAACACCCGGTCATTATGAACATAATCG
This genomic interval carries:
- a CDS encoding class II fumarate hydratase yields the protein MSATRKETDSMGSMTVPTEALYGAQTARARDNFPISGIVFPRPFLRALGMVKEHAAKVNRELGLIDERVALAVMDAAEEVIIGDLDDHFPLDVFQTGSGTSTNMNANEVIANRACQLLDEPLGSRTVHPNDHVNYGQSSNDVIPTVMHLAAAVEIKEQLLPKLDELRKALGAKAREFDDIVTIARTHLQDATPIRLGQVFGGYFRQVALVISELERTMDGLCELPLGGTAVGTGLNTHPEFAQRVIAGIAEVTGLPLREAKDHFASQGGKEQVIAASGALKTTATALFKIANDIRFLASGPRCGLGELQLPAVQPGSSIMPGKVNPVMAESLMQVCAQVVGNDTTITLSGMSGNFELNVMMPVMAHNLLQSIELLANATDQFNERCLQGLEADRERCEGLIEESLAMCTALAPVIGYDQAAAIAKQAHETGRTVREVAIAEDVLPEEELQRLLDPRPMTEAGIPGKTR
- the serS gene encoding serine--tRNA ligase; translated protein: MLDLKFLRENLDEVERRLNTRGGAVDLGDFRNLDDKRRALLSEAETLKAERNQVSALIGKTKDKSQVQGEIVRMKDVSARIKELDEELRQVEESLKSLLLTLPNLPDEVCPIGQSEEDNPEVRTCGEPNQLGFEPKAHWDLGEDLDIIDFERATKIAGARFSLSKGAGARLERALSNFMLDTHTRDDKYTEVQTPLMVNRDTMTGTGQLPKFEADLFHMDDPDYFLIPTAEVPVTNIFRDEILDGAQLPICYTAHTPCFRKEAGAHGRDTRGLIRQHQFNKVELVKFVRPEDSEAELETLLADAEGILQALKLPYRVVDLCTGDIGFSAARTFDIEVWLPAQQAYREISSCSNFRDFQARRASIRFRREAGSKPEFVHTLNGSGLAVGRTLVAVLENYQQEDGSVVIPEVLRPYMGGIEKIG
- a CDS encoding EamA family transporter, which translates into the protein MSTLAFTLILFSAFMHALWNLLVKRSKDKTVFIWWMFVTSGSLMVLALPMAGPFPLPSWRVIGLAAVGAACFMLYHLFTGRAYRSGDLSLIYPLAQTSMFWVPIWGVLILGEKVSGLGTAGIGLVLFGAYSIQLRALAWSEVIRPFRNLRDPAVMAALAAGFIYSIGSVIDKTGVMLYSPFHFTFLLVDFMLLFMTLNVIRPKYRGRVMAEFRHSRFLVILSGPVIMASFLSFRYGLQMAPMSYAVPVRQVSLLIGVLIGVLFLGETCGRIRLIATLLVLAGAALIRLG
- a CDS encoding phosphatase PAP2 family protein, coding for MNLCRWFGLLFAIMFIMTGCSGLLPNGHRWGEDVTLRPGWGKVKVSAWNALKSPEVWAPAATALALQVEDYDGRLSDWALRHNPVFGNEDDASDASDNLRAATYVAYGVSFLAAPSGPVGGDWALAKAKALGVGLAAYGLTDATTDLLKDSTGRDRPDKRNDRSFPSAHASQASVYAILADRNVRTMNIPRWAKITSKATLTAIPLATGWARVEAAKHYPADVLAGISLGHFFGMFINDLFMGIDQEVFQLTVQPGREDLYAGISVRY
- a CDS encoding HD domain-containing protein, with the protein product MKNIANFLFEAGMLKRTPRTGFQFLGSGAESVAEHIFRTSLIGYTLAQLDEKADAGRVVLLCLFHDIPEARTGDLNYVNKKYVKVDERKAVEDLARTLPFGDDYRSLQHEFMAKETREARIAHDADQLEMILALKEYKDLGNRYADEWYPVTLKRLQTGVAKNLAETIWETDSTRWWFDDDTEWWVRGERDDAKP
- a CDS encoding TrmH family RNA methyltransferase, whose translation is MSKKENRRNMLLRYNKERQRNVLAKPGEHAFVLVLDQLKPSFNVGKTFRSAEAFGAGAVHLVNIDAFDPAPAKGSFRKVPAVFHESFSECYAQLSEQGYRFFLLSPDDATSLCAAELPQKSAFILGHEEFGFSFDLQDYPDMQKLTIPQFGSVQSLNASIAASVVMYEYVRQWQTKL